One region of Cheilinus undulatus linkage group 4, ASM1832078v1, whole genome shotgun sequence genomic DNA includes:
- the LOC121509090 gene encoding skin secretory protein xP2-like has protein sequence MFCRRAWQRIGPLARSALKPTSRNVPVRHMAFGVPGGSTNMAYFVLCGGGLTAAVVYAYKAVNGEASTGSAAKAPEEAAAPAPEAAAPAPEAPAPEAPAPAAEPAPVEEAAPAAEVVAESVPAPAEPVAEPVAEPVAETAAEPVVEAVAVAEEVPAVVAEVVVAEAAAEPAVEPAVVEVVAVVEEAAAPVVAEAVPEAAPAPVEVAAAEVAPAEAPAAESSGTAPVDEAPPAPPAEAETGSAAPEAEAAPAAEVAA, from the exons ATGTTCTGCAGACGGGCATGGCAGAGAATCGGGCCTCTGGCACGGAGTGCCCTTAAACCTACATCCAGAAACG TTCCAGTGCGACACATGGCCTTTGGGGTCCCAGGTGGCTCCACCAACATGGCGTACTTTGTTCTCTGTGGAGGAGGCCTCACTGCTGCAGTCGTCTAT GCCTACAAGGCAGTCAACGGTGAGGCCAGCACAGGCTCAGCAGCAAAAG CTCcagaagaagcagcagctcCTGCACCAGAAGCAGCAGCTCCTGCACCAGAAGCGCCAGCCCCAGAAGCACCAGCTCCTGCAGCTGAACCCGCCCCAGTGGAAGAGGCAGCACCAGCCGCTGAAGTCGTTGCCGAGTCTGTCCCTGCTCCTGCAGAACCCGTAGCTGAGCCAGTGGCTGAGCCCGTAGCAGAGACTGCTGCTGAACCTGTCGTTGAGGCCGTGGCTGTGGCTGAAGAAGTACCTGCCGTGGTCGCCGAAGTGGTTGTTGCTGAGGCTGCAGCTGAGCCAGCAGTTGAGCCAGCCGTCGTAGAAGTTGTTGCAGTCGTAGAAGAAGCTGCTGCACCTGTCGTGGCAGAGGCAGTCCCTGAAGCTGCTCCAGCCCCTGTGGAAGTTGCTGCTGCAGAGGTGGCACCAGCAGAAGCTCCAGCAGCTGAAAGCTCTGGTACGGCACCAGTAGATGAAgcccctcctgctcctcctgctgagGCAGAGACTGGCTCTGCAGCCCCTGAGGCTGAGGCTGCCCCTGCTGCAGAGGTGGCGGCATAA